The bacterium genome includes the window GACCAGATCTCCCGAGCCGTGCGGGCGATAGAGAATGGTGGGTTTGGTCATGATTTTCGTGGTCGGGGACCAATCGTAGCGCTTGTAGGAAGGGGGGCAGTAGTCGGGCTCGGGGAAGGCTTGCCAGTAGCTGCCGTCGGTCGATTCGGCGTAGCGGAAGGCGGCGTTGTTCCCGTAGCCGCAGTACCATATCTTGAATTTGACGTTTCGACTCTGCGCGGTCCAGGCGACGTCGGCGGCGGGGAACCCTTCCGGATCGCAGGCGAGGGCGTGGTGGCCCACCGACCAGGTCCTGGGGATATCGACCGTATCCGTCTCGGCGCCCGTCGACCAGGCGCGGCCGTCGGACGACCACCCGCGATAATAATCGCCGGGCGCGGCTTCCGCCTCGTAGGAGAGGATGGCGATGAAACGCTGCCCGTCCCAAGCGGCCCGGCATTCGTAGAGACGGCTCTCGTAGTCCCAGCCCTGCAGGGCCGGGGCGGTTCCAGGGTTCCAGTCGGTGTAGGAGAAGTCGGTCCAGGCCGGTTGGGTTGCGGCCGGCCGCGGGGCGAATAACAAGACCGTCAGGGCCACGGGGATCCCTACTTTGCCGCGGTTGATACGCATCGTCTCCGCTCCTGACCCCGCCGGGTCCGGTTGTGGGGTTTTTCGTCGATTATTACAGTATAAAACCTTGGCATAGGCAAGGGGAGGAAAACCGGTCGGCAAAGCCTGTCGCCGAGCGTTCGGTACCCTTCGCGGGAAACCGTTGCCCCGGCGAGTTCCTCGTTTCCTTCGTATGCACCCGGAGATTGCGGGGGAGAAAATCTTGAGGGAAACCCCGCGCCGGAGTTTACGCGGGGGGATTTATCTGTTAGCTTTATTGGTGTATGATCCGCTGCAACCGTGTTCAACCAGGGAGGTGGCCGTGAAACGAGCGGCGTGGTGTGTTTTCTTCTCCGTCGGTATGCTGATTCCCTTTCCGGCTCTCGCCCAGAACTGGTACCTGTCCACCGACCTGGGCGGCCAGGTCAATGCCGTCGGTGCCGTCGATCCCGGCGATGTCTGGGCGGTCCTCGGCAGCCCCTCCGACCCGGGGGAAATCTTTCATTACGACGGGTCGGCCTGGTCGCTCCAGACCACCATCACCTCACCACTGACCGCGGTGGAGGCCCTCGACGCCGCGCACGTATGGGCGGGAGGGGAGGATGGCACCACCCCCGTGGTCTACTTCTACAACGGTTCCGGCTGGTCCTTCCAGACCGAGGTGGTGAACGGAGTCTGGCTCAACGATTTCTACGCGGCGGACGCCCTCGCCGTCTGGTTTACGAGCAGCCGAATCTATGTCACCTGGAGCGGCGGGGCCGCCTGGGAAATAGATACCGAGGCCACCTATCACCAGTACGGCATCGATGGTCTCAACCAGGGCACCCACATCTGGACGGTCGGCGGCCCCTACGGCAGCCTGAATCAGGTTCTCTACTGCCAGACGGGCTTCTGGTTCGTTCAGACCGAGGTGGCCAACTGGAACTCGCAGACGATCCAGCTCCGGGCGGTCTGCGCCGTCACCGACGGCGAGGCCTGGGCCGCCGGCGCCCCGGGCCATATCCTCCGGTATAACGGTTCGGACTGGTCCGTCTCGACCAGGGTCGAGTATGAGGATTTTCTCTCCCTGGCCGCGCGCGGCCCCGGCGACGTCTGGGCCGGGACGAAGACCGGGAAAATATACCGATTCGACGGGTCCGAGTGGGGTTTCGCGACGGACCTGGGCTCCGGCTGGATCTATGGGCTGGCCGCGGCCGGCGACGAGGTCTGGGCGGCGGACAATAACGGACTCGTCTTCCGGTTCGGCGCTTCCACCCCCACCCCGGTAGGATACCATACCCCCACGCCGACGGCTCCGCCCACCTGCACCCCGCCGCCTACCCTCACGCCTCCTTTGACTCCGAGCCCGAGCCCGACTCCCGGGCTGCCGCCCACCCCGCCCCCCGACTGCGGCTGCGTCGGGACCACGCAAACCTTCCGCTGGGGCGACACCATCACCGAGGACTGCACGATGAACAGCGACCTGGAATGGGAAGGGTCATGTTTCACCGTGGGGACGGACGGCATCACCATCGACGGGGCCGGCCACAGCATCACCGAGTACAACGGCGCCTATACGGGCACAGCCACCGGGATCGATTTGAACGGAAGAAGCAACGTCACCATCAGAAACCTGGGCATCTATCAGTTCAGTTACGGAATGCATGTGGAGGATTGCGCGAACATCGCCATCCTCGACAACGTGATCAGCGAAAACAAATGGTGGTACGGGATTATCTTCTCCGACACCTCCGACAGCACCATCGCCGGCAACACCCTGGAGGGGAACGGTCTCAACACCGGCGGCGCGGCGATGTGGTTAGGCGGGGCCTCGTTCAACCACATAACCGGGAACACCATCAACCGCAACGATGTGGGGCTCGATCTGGACTTTGCCTCGGACAGCAACATCATCTCCGGCAACACGGTTACGGACAATAAGAATGACGGATTGCGCATCATCAGCGGAAGCCACAACAGCATCGATTCCAACGAATTCTGTTCCAACGCCTGGAGCCCGGTCACCACTCAGGGTTACTGCGATATCCGGGTTATAATCGGGACCGACAACACCGGGATCAACAACTTCTGCGGCACGGCCTCCGGCTACCACGACACCGGGGCCGTCCGCTGCAACTTCGCCTGCTCGCCCGGCTGGATCAACGACTACGACGGGGATGGGACCTCGGACATCGGGATCTTCCGGGATGCGTCGGGCCTGTGGGCGATCCGCTCGGTGACCCGGGTGTATTTCGGGGGAAGCGGCGACCGGCCC containing:
- a CDS encoding NosD domain-containing protein, with amino-acid sequence MKRAAWCVFFSVGMLIPFPALAQNWYLSTDLGGQVNAVGAVDPGDVWAVLGSPSDPGEIFHYDGSAWSLQTTITSPLTAVEALDAAHVWAGGEDGTTPVVYFYNGSGWSFQTEVVNGVWLNDFYAADALAVWFTSSRIYVTWSGGAAWEIDTEATYHQYGIDGLNQGTHIWTVGGPYGSLNQVLYCQTGFWFVQTEVANWNSQTIQLRAVCAVTDGEAWAAGAPGHILRYNGSDWSVSTRVEYEDFLSLAARGPGDVWAGTKTGKIYRFDGSEWGFATDLGSGWIYGLAAAGDEVWAADNNGLVFRFGASTPTPVGYHTPTPTAPPTCTPPPTLTPPLTPSPSPTPGLPPTPPPDCGCVGTTQTFRWGDTITEDCTMNSDLEWEGSCFTVGTDGITIDGAGHSITEYNGAYTGTATGIDLNGRSNVTIRNLGIYQFSYGMHVEDCANIAILDNVISENKWWYGIIFSDTSDSTIAGNTLEGNGLNTGGAAMWLGGASFNHITGNTINRNDVGLDLDFASDSNIISGNTVTDNKNDGLRIISGSHNSIDSNEFCSNAWSPVTTQGYCDIRVIIGTDNTGINNFCGTASGYHDTGAVRCNFACSPGWINDYDGDGTSDIGIFRDASGLWAIRSVTRVYFGGSGDRPEPGDYDGDGTTDFAVFRDSSGLWAVRGLTRAYFGGGYDLPLPGDYDGDGTSDIGIFRASSGLWAVRAVTRVYFGGTGDLPVPGYYDGSGKVTAAVFRASSGLWALRGTTRIYFGNSADQAVPGDYAGAGAWKPGIFRSSSGLWALREVSRVYFGSGSDRPVPAVYQGNRKDDVGIFRSSLGLWAVREVTRVYFGQTGDEPVAR